The window attctttaaagagttcagcacatcgcccaaaggtgagtgctggaagacgtctgcggcgccggattcgaagatcgataaccgatctagctcggtgtccgcaggcgtacacggtccggaacttatagccggagacgagtccgaagTTTCGTTGACGCAAATATCGCAGGGTGTTgggtccgtgtgcggctccaacgtcGCGGACTCTATGGCTTTGGATGACACGATCTGCTCTGGTTCTAAgaccgttgcagcaacaggaaccatctcctggatgtgatctgatgacagatttaagtcatgttcatcggagcgagggggagcgatcgccgcggtctcaaatccattgaagatcaagtctccatggatatccgcgacgtagttcaagcttccaaatctgacctgatggccaggggcgtggctatcgacctgctccagatggccaagcgagttggcccgcagtacaaagccgccgggcacaaaaatctgtccggggaggaaggttcctccttggacagcgtcattatcgacgattgaaggggccatcgaaccctTTGCCGACGGCGCAGtcaaactctcaatgaaagcaccaatgtcggtgtcaaaaccggcggatctcgggtaggggtcccgaactgtgcgtctaggatcgatggtaacaggagacgggggacacgatgtttacccaggttcgggccctctctacggaggtaataccctacttcctgcttgattgatcttgatgaatatgagtattacaagagttgatctaccacgagatcgtaatggctaaaccctaaaagtctagcctgtatgactatggtaatgaatgtgtcctatccggactacgccccccggtttatataggcaccggagggatctagggttacatagggtcggttacataagaaggaatcttcatagtagATCGCCAAGATTGCTttccacgctaaggagagtccaatccggacacgggtacagtcttcggccttcatgtcttcacagcccatcagtccggcccatggataacaggccgaacgcccgaggaccccttagtccaggactccctcaacagtGCCTTACATCATCTATGTTAACGCGGCGCCGCTCTTCTCCGAGTATTCTTCCCCGCAGCTCGTCCGAGCACGGACGGCGGGCGGGGAGCACATGGTTGCCCGCACGTTGTTCGCTGCAATGCCTAGAGCGGAGGAGTCAGCGTACAACGACCCGCACAGGGAGATGCTCGACATCACCCACGACGgaggcgagggaggaggtggggGTTATGAGGACGGACAGGAAGAAGTGGGAGGTGGAGAGGGCAAAGTGGGAAGGTGCGGCGGCCAAGCTGATGAAGAGGTTCAAGAACATCTTGGTAAAGAAGGAGGAGGCATGCGTGAAGCAGTCGGACatcaaggaggagaaggagaggttCAAACTGTTGATGGAGGCGACGGACAAGAAACTCAAGCTCGAAAAGAGGAGGACCATGATCGAAGAGAGAAAGGCCATGCTCAATGAAAAGAAGGTGAAGATCGCCGCCAATGCGGAGGAGGCCAAGATGTTGACCTTGAATGTGGACTCTTTGGATGTCGACGCAAGAACCATCATGCCATCCGTCCGCTATTAGATGTTGCAGTGGTAGAAAGATCAGTAGTTGGCGGCGGTGGACGGCGAGGACGCGGCGGAGGCGTACGCGGACGTGGACGAGGAGGCGGAGGCTGcctacgcggcggcggcgacaccACCTTGATTAGGGAGCAGACGACTGGGATTGCCGGTCCGGCAGGGCAGAAATGCACGGACTACCAGACTGATATTCTTTTGGATTCGGgcatgtaaaaactaagcatagTTGCCTTTTTTGTTGTGATCAGGCGATCCGATCCGGCACGCTGTGTGGATAGAAGTacgtttgaatttgaatttattGACAGATATATACTCCTCCCAtgccataatataagagcgtttttaatAAGAACGTATAAGAGCATTTTTGAATAAGAACATTTTTTACCCAAATGCTGTGTTAAATATGCTTTTATATTATGGAACGGAGAGAGTATAAAATAGCGTTGGATGACGATCTCTTATGTCCGTATGCGTGAACAGATGCAGAAGGAAATTTGTGGCTGTCGAAATGACCTAACTCAGCACTAACACTTGACAAATCCTAGTTTCGACAAAATAGTTGGATAAATCCTTACGCACAAAATGTGTTCTTTGACGGTCGCACCTGATTAAATAATGCTCTGGTTTCTCTACATGGATCGTGTTAGCAGTTAACAAAACTGTCGATCAAAACAAAAAGCAAAATGATTTCTCCACTCCTACTACCGCGCGCTGTCCTCTTCAATGGCACGACGAGGCGATGCTCCGGCTGTCGGACGGCACGAACGCCAGCGCGACTAGGACGGCCATAAGCCCCACGGGGACCAGCAGCAGcagcgacggcgggggcgggagCGGCGGCAGGACCAGCGGCAGGAACACCAGCAGCGCGGTCAGGCAGAGGAACAGTACGGCCAGCTCCGCCGTGAAGTACCCCGCGGTCGCGGCGGGCGCCCTCTGCCCCTGCGGCGCCGCCCGTTTCCCCTCCGCGCCGCGCGcccgccctcctccgccgccggccaTGGAACTGCTCCTCCTCGCCCTCCTCTCCGTCCACATTCGATCGGCCGGCGTGGACCGTCTCAATTCCAAGCGGAGAGCAACGAGTATGTCCGCCGCTGCCTGATTGTATCAGCAGCAGACAACTTGTACGTGGTACATATAGGGACTAACCAGAAGGGCTCGCTACTTGTTGCAATGGATTGTGATCGAAGATGGCTCTGAATTCGGGCGGCACAATGGCCAAGGACAGATACTGGTGGCGTGGGTGTGGGCGTGGCTGCGCGAGTGCGGGGTCGATCGGCTGCCCCGGATGCGCAAGTGTACCCGTCGGCCAATTGGCCTGTGTTGGGGGGCAGACCCTGAAGATTTGGAGGCCCGGGTGCAATGTATCGGGCGCTTTGGCACCTACGGTCAGCTGGTCATCCTTTGATGGCTGCTTTTCCTCCCGGTGATGCAAGCAGACGAGACAGCCTCACATGGCCGCCGATTTAGTGTTGTTAAGGTTATGCAGGTTCCTCCCCCCTGCCGAGAGAATCCCGTCCGTCCAACAATCTCGTCTCGTAGTCTCTTTGAGACTTATCGGGTGGGGTGCTAGCTATCTAATGGGGTGTAATTATGCCATGTTGACAATCTTCAGTAAGGATAATTTGAAGTTCTTTAGTATTCTCTTCGTCCGAAATTACTTGTCGTAGAAAATGAATAAAAATGAATGTATTTAAAATTATAATAcatccatttctccgacaagtattttcgAACAGAGGGAGTAATTAGTTTCCGGTAATGGCCTCGATGTACTGGCTGGATTGATAACCGGTCGTTGCAAGATCTCAGGCGAGATGTGCAGTATCTCTTCACCGATACTCCCTCCCGTTGGGCCTTGGCAGGGACATGGCAAGATCAAGATAAAGATAATCAGACCGGAAGCCATGGATTTTGTGCATGCACCGGATATTTCTGGCCGATTAAACAAGGCGACCGTGCTGTACTCCCAGGATCGTATCAGCGTATCAGCGGTTCAGAGAGCAGCGGCTTTTCTTACGATATATATAGGCGCGCGGCGTGTTTGCATATCTCTATGGTAAAGGCGAGCGAGCGCAAGTTGGCTGGGGCTGGATTTGGAGCATATTGGACGGGATTGCATGCGAATTAGAGGGCTTGCTTGCTTCCGTGTGCGTGCATACTACTCCATTATGCATAGTCTGTTTTCATGACATAGACTCCCTCTGCAAACCAATATAAGAATTTTTAAATCACTACATATTAGCTTACAAAACATAGTATGCGGTAAGCTATTGAAAACCCCAACATATCGAAGCGGAAGGAAAGATGTTTTCGTTCTTTTGTTCTCATTCATTACAAAATCAGCGGATCCGTAGACACACACACGCTACTCCAAAAGTAAGCCATACCATTTTAACAATCAAACATGGTTGAGTTAAAAGCAAAAAACCATCACATTTGGAGTTAGGTTTGCGGAAAACTATCCAGTACCTAATTTTTTTGTAAAAGTCACCGCGTTTTTAGTAATCTTTTTGCAAAAATCAGTGATCAATTGATTTGGCCTGTTTAATCACTTTCTGATAAGTGGGACCGGAATGTAAGAAGCTGACTTGGCAAAGAATTGACACACACGCCCCTAGATCTAAAAAAGAAAAGCAATCAACCCTCTCTCCTCCCCCTTGGACAACTGCCAAGTGGCAATGCTTGCGCGGCGAGCCGCGCATGGTTTGATCTCGTCGTCGGGCCAGGGAGATAGTCGGGAAGGGGGCAAGGAGCTCGTCAGTGTACGACGCGGCCACGAGATATCGCCGTCGCTGCCCCTTGCCGGCGACAAGAGCCAATGGGAGAGGGGGGTGTCTACGTCAAATTTGAGAGAGGGGGAAGAAAGAGAGATAGAAGATGTGTGTCGCCTCCCTGGATGGAGACAGGCGCGACAGCACTGTCGGGATGTCGTGGCGGGGAGCGTGAGCCCCGGCAGGGCGGACGCAGAGATTAGGAGGAGGTGGAGCGAGGAGGAGATGTGTAGGAGCGAGCGCGGCGGGCGCGGCGTATCCGCCCCCCGAGTGCGTCCCGGTGACGGACGGCGACCGCGAGCAGGTCGGCGCGCCCACGGCACAGCGCCACGACCTCCTGCTCGGCGCGCCTGATTGAttgtatctgcgttggtatttctccgaagaggagaggatgaagcAGCACAGCAatggtaagtatttccctcagttatgaaaacaaggttatcaatccagtaggaggatccATGCACACTATgtaaacatcacctgcacacaaattacaaatacttgcaacccaacgcattagaagggttgtcaatcccttttcggtattgagatagattaaattgtatgagattggataaatagatataacaagataaaataaataaagaaaaaatgcagcaaggtatttatggttttaatatgataggaaatagatcccggggccgtagatttcactaaaggcttctctcgagaaaatagtgatgacacacaagtataggggatctatcgtagtcttttcgataagtaagagtgtcgaacccaacgaggagcagaaggaaatgacaagcagttttcagtagggtattctctacaagcactgaaattgtcggtaacagatagttttatgataaggtaattcgtaacgggtaacaagtaacaaaagtaaacaaggtgcagcaaagTGGCCCAATCGTTTTTGTAGCAAatgacaagcctggacaaactcttatataaaggaaagtgctcccgaggacacatgtgaattatcgtcaagctagttttcatcatgctcatatgattcgcgttcgttactttgataatttgatatgtgggtggactggtgcttgggtactgcccttccttgaacaagcatcccacttatgattaacctccctcgcaagcatccgcaactacgaaagaataattaaggtaaacctaaccatagcatgaaacatatggatccaaatcagccccttacgaagcaacacataaactatggtttaagcttctgtcactctagcaacccatcatctacttattacttcccaatgccttcccctaggcccaaacaatggtgaagtgtcatgtagtcgacgttcacataacaccactacagaaagacaacatacatctcatcaaaatatcgaacaaataccaaattcacatgactacttataacaagacttctcccatgtcctcaggaacaaacgtaactactcacaaatcatattcatgttcataattagaggggtattaatatgcataaatgatctgaacatataatcttccaccgaataaaccaactagcatcaactacaaggagtaatcaacactactagcaacccacatgtaccaatatgaggttttgagacaaagatcggatacaagagatgaactaggatttgagaggagatggtgctggtgaagattttgatggagattgatcccctcccgatgagaggatcgatggtgatgacgatggtgatgacgatggtgacgatttccccctcctggagggatatttccccgacagaacagctccgccggagccctagattggtttcgccaggttccacctcgagacggcggtgcttcgtcccgaaagcttcctccttatttttttcagggcaaaagacaccttataccagaagatggacttcggggggcttccaggtggcccacgaggcaggggcgcgtagggtagggcgcgccctccaccctcgtggacggtgggtggcccccctctggtgctttattcgcccaatatttttaatatattgcaaaactaactttcgtggagtttcaggacttttggagttgtgcagaataggtctctaatatttgctccttttccagcccagaattccagctgtcggcattctccctcttcacgTAAACCTTGTagaataagagagaaaaggcataagtattgtgccataatgtgtaataacagcccataatgcaataaatatcgatataaaagcatgatgcaaaatggacgtatcaactcccccaagtttagacctcacttgtcctcaagcgaaagccgatatcgaaaaatatgtccacatgtttagagatagatgtgtcgataaaataaaatacggacatgagggcatcatgatcattcttagaatagcaacatatatatattttcatatgatttcttatgctaaagtaacaatctattcacaatgtaaagtatgaatcaaaaacttcaTTGAGAAACTAGCAATATAGTTTctgtcattgaagcaattgcaatttatcataacatcgaaaaaagtcaatataagagcttttcagcaagtccacatactcaactatcatttagtctttcacaattgctaacactcacgcaatacttatgggtatgaagttttaattggacacagagaaagatagttttgcctcccaaccttttacctcaagggtaacgtcaacaataatgctttatgaaaacccacatctaattagatatatatatatatatatatatatatatatatatatatatatatcaggatttttccaacacatagtgcttgccaaacgaaaaagtgtaaaaaagaaagaaagatgaaggtcaccatgactcttgtataaggtataagacaaaaaataaaagataggccctt is drawn from Aegilops tauschii subsp. strangulata cultivar AL8/78 chromosome 1, Aet v6.0, whole genome shotgun sequence and contains these coding sequences:
- the LOC109780605 gene encoding protein AUXIN-REGULATED GENE INVOLVED IN ORGAN SIZE-like, which encodes MWTERRARRSSSMAGGGGGRARGAEGKRAAPQGQRAPAATAGYFTAELAVLFLCLTALLVFLPLVLPPLPPPPSLLLLVPVGLMAVLVALAFVPSDSRSIASSCH